A genomic window from Microvirga sp. TS319 includes:
- a CDS encoding helicase-related protein codes for MVRRSLPPQVRARGVTAVLGPTNTGKTHLAIERMLGHDSGMIGLPLRLLAREVYGRVVEKAGPHNVALITGEEKIKPDRPRYWISTVEAMPRDIDAAFVAIDEIQLAADLDRGHVFTDRLLNQRGREETMLIGSSTMRPLIEALIPGVHVVTRPRLSQLTFAGEKKVSRLPRRSAIVAFSAEEVYGIAELIRRQSGGAAVVLGALSPRTRNAQVELYQNGDVDYLIATDAIGMGLNLDVDHVAFASDKKFDGFRYRKLYNPELAQIAGRAGRHMRDGTFGSTGRCPPFDAETVEALENHTFDPVRILQWRNPDLDFSTLGRLRDSLSQQPREHGLVRAPMGEDLAALELLARDDDIQAFARTKYAVERLWQICQVPDYRKVSPQTHADLVGQLYRFLMKEGAVPADWFARHLSASDRTDGDIDTLSNRIAQVRTWSFVANRPDWLKDPEHWQGVARQVEDKLSDALHERLAQRFIDRRTSVLMRRLRENTMLEAEITTTGDVTVEGQHIGHLHGFHFVPDSQADATEAKTLRNAASKALAGEIEARADRFAEAPDTTLVLSNDGTIRWMGDPVAKLETGDKLFEPRVRILSDEHLTGPARDKVESRLRAWLKAYVVRLLGPVMDLETNAELTGIARGIAFQVGEALGVLERAKVLNEVRSLDQDARAALRKAGIRFGAYHLYLPALLKPAPRVLATQLWALQNGGLDQKGIDEIAHLAQSGRTSIPVDPEIASGLYRAAGFRVCGGRAVRVDILERLADLIRPAIAYRPGITPGEPPAGAADGEGFVPTVAMTSLVGCAGEDFATILKSLGYAMERRPGPAITVPLAAAPQPAAIEAAPAEVPAEASAETAAETAAEAPAEAPPVAEETGAVAVEAPEPSVPAEAVEASAAEAVASPEGQAMGPAEEAAEEPAQAPAEPEMIEVWRQHRRHHEGGQARQGREARGNRGERGERGERGDRRPRHGEGKGERPRREAQGEGGRPEGGRPQNRPPRGPRPDDRRGPRPDKRGENRRDGGQERREKQPDPNSPFAKLMALKAQLEDGKK; via the coding sequence ATGGTTCGTCGTTCCCTTCCTCCGCAGGTGCGTGCGCGCGGCGTCACCGCCGTGCTCGGCCCTACCAATACCGGCAAGACCCATCTCGCTATCGAGCGCATGCTCGGGCACGACAGCGGCATGATCGGCCTGCCGCTGCGCCTGCTCGCGCGCGAGGTCTACGGCCGGGTCGTCGAGAAGGCCGGCCCGCACAATGTCGCCCTCATCACGGGCGAGGAAAAGATCAAGCCGGATCGGCCCCGCTACTGGATCTCCACCGTGGAGGCCATGCCCCGCGACATCGACGCGGCCTTCGTGGCGATCGACGAGATCCAGCTCGCCGCCGACCTCGACCGCGGCCATGTGTTCACCGACCGGCTCCTGAACCAGCGCGGCCGGGAGGAGACGATGCTGATCGGCTCCTCGACCATGCGCCCGCTCATCGAGGCGCTGATTCCCGGCGTCCATGTGGTCACGCGTCCGCGCCTCTCCCAGCTCACCTTCGCGGGCGAGAAGAAGGTCTCGCGTCTGCCCCGCCGCTCCGCCATCGTGGCCTTCTCGGCCGAGGAGGTCTACGGCATCGCGGAGCTGATCCGGCGCCAGAGCGGCGGCGCCGCGGTGGTCCTGGGCGCGCTCTCGCCCCGCACCCGCAACGCGCAGGTCGAGCTCTACCAGAACGGCGACGTGGATTACCTGATCGCCACGGACGCCATCGGCATGGGCCTCAACCTCGACGTGGACCATGTGGCCTTCGCGTCCGACAAGAAGTTCGACGGTTTCCGCTACCGCAAGCTCTACAACCCGGAGCTCGCCCAGATCGCGGGCCGTGCCGGCCGCCACATGCGCGACGGCACCTTCGGCTCAACGGGCCGCTGCCCGCCTTTCGATGCGGAAACCGTGGAGGCCCTGGAGAATCACACCTTCGATCCGGTCCGGATCCTGCAATGGCGCAACCCCGACCTCGATTTCTCGACCCTCGGGCGCCTGCGGGACTCCTTGAGCCAGCAGCCCCGGGAGCACGGCCTCGTACGCGCCCCGATGGGAGAAGACCTGGCGGCCCTCGAATTGCTGGCCCGGGACGACGACATCCAGGCCTTCGCCCGCACGAAATATGCCGTCGAGCGCCTCTGGCAGATCTGCCAGGTGCCCGATTACCGAAAAGTTTCGCCCCAGACCCATGCGGATCTGGTTGGCCAGCTCTACCGTTTCCTCATGAAGGAGGGGGCGGTTCCAGCAGACTGGTTCGCCCGTCATTTGTCGGCTTCCGACCGTACGGATGGCGATATCGACACCCTGTCCAACCGCATCGCCCAGGTGCGAACTTGGTCTTTCGTCGCTAACCGTCCCGACTGGTTGAAGGATCCGGAGCATTGGCAGGGTGTTGCGCGTCAGGTAGAGGACAAGCTATCGGATGCGCTTCATGAACGTCTCGCCCAAAGATTCATCGACCGGCGGACGAGCGTTCTCATGCGGCGCTTGAGAGAGAACACGATGCTCGAAGCGGAAATCACGACCACCGGCGACGTCACTGTCGAGGGGCAACATATCGGCCATCTGCATGGCTTCCATTTCGTGCCTGATTCCCAGGCCGATGCCACGGAGGCCAAGACCCTGCGCAATGCTGCCAGCAAGGCCCTGGCCGGCGAAATCGAGGCGCGGGCCGATCGGTTCGCCGAGGCGCCCGACACCACCCTGGTGCTGTCCAATGACGGCACGATCCGCTGGATGGGCGATCCCGTGGCCAAGCTGGAGACCGGCGACAAGCTGTTCGAGCCGCGGGTTCGGATCCTGTCGGACGAGCATCTCACGGGCCCCGCCCGCGACAAGGTCGAGAGCCGCCTGCGCGCCTGGCTCAAGGCCTATGTGGTGCGCCTGCTCGGGCCGGTGATGGATCTCGAGACCAATGCCGAGCTGACCGGGATCGCCCGGGGCATCGCCTTCCAAGTCGGCGAGGCGCTCGGCGTGCTGGAGCGCGCCAAGGTTCTCAACGAGGTGCGCAGCCTCGACCAGGATGCCCGCGCGGCCCTGCGCAAGGCGGGCATCCGCTTCGGGGCCTATCATCTCTATCTGCCGGCCCTTCTGAAGCCCGCGCCCCGCGTCCTCGCGACGCAGCTCTGGGCGCTCCAGAACGGCGGCCTGGACCAGAAGGGGATCGACGAGATCGCCCATCTCGCCCAGTCGGGCCGCACCTCGATCCCGGTCGACCCGGAGATCGCGTCGGGCCTCTACCGCGCCGCGGGGTTCCGGGTCTGCGGTGGCCGTGCCGTGCGCGTCGACATCCTCGAGCGACTGGCGGACCTGATCCGTCCGGCGATCGCCTATCGTCCCGGCATCACGCCCGGCGAGCCGCCGGCAGGCGCCGCCGACGGAGAGGGCTTCGTGCCGACCGTGGCCATGACCTCCCTGGTCGGCTGCGCGGGCGAGGATTTCGCCACGATTCTGAAGTCGCTCGGCTATGCGATGGAACGTCGTCCCGGCCCGGCCATCACCGTGCCGCTGGCGGCGGCGCCGCAACCTGCCGCGATCGAGGCCGCGCCTGCCGAGGTTCCCGCCGAGGCGTCTGCCGAGACAGCGGCGGAGACGGCGGCCGAAGCGCCCGCTGAAGCGCCGCCCGTGGCAGAGGAGACCGGTGCCGTGGCCGTGGAGGCTCCCGAACCCTCCGTTCCGGCCGAGGCTGTCGAGGCCAGCGCCGCCGAGGCCGTGGCTTCGCCCGAAGGGCAGGCAATGGGTCCGGCCGAAGAGGCTGCGGAGGAACCAGCTCAGGCTCCGGCCGAGCCCGAAATGATCGAGGTCTGGCGCCAGCACCGGCGTCACCACGAAGGCGGGCAGGCCCGTCAGGGCCGCGAGGCCCGCGGAAATCGTGGCGAACGCGGCGAGCGTGGTGAGCGCGGCGATCGACGCCCGCGTCACGGCGAAGGCAAGGGCGAGCGTCCGCGCCGGGAGGCCCAAGGGGAGGGTGGACGTCCGGAGGGCGGACGTCCGCAGAACCGTCCGCCGCGGGGACCTCGGCCCGACGACCGCCGCGGCCCGCGTCCCGACAAGCGCGGCGAGAACCGCCGCGACGGGGGCCAGGAGCGCCGCGAGAAGCAGCCCGATCCGAATTCGCCGTTCGCCAAGCTCATGGCCCTCAAGGCTCAGCTCGAAGACGGGAAGAAGTGA
- a CDS encoding RNA-binding S4 domain-containing protein: MREDRQRLDKWLWFARFAKTRTLAAKLVTSGFVRVNGQRIDNAAKALSIGDVVTVALARTTLVVRVEGLGERRGPAPEARQLYADLNEGDGVLVREGDKS; encoded by the coding sequence ATGCGTGAGGACCGGCAGCGGCTCGACAAGTGGCTCTGGTTCGCACGTTTCGCCAAAACCCGGACGCTGGCCGCCAAGCTCGTGACGAGCGGCTTCGTCCGGGTCAACGGCCAGCGCATCGACAACGCCGCCAAGGCGTTATCCATCGGTGACGTGGTCACCGTCGCTCTGGCCCGCACGACCCTGGTGGTGCGGGTCGAAGGCCTCGGCGAGCGCCGCGGGCCTGCGCCGGAAGCAAGACAGCTCTACGCCGACCTCAACGAGGGCGACGGAGTGCTTGTCAGGGAAGGCGACAAGAGCTAG
- the fdxA gene encoding ferredoxin FdxA: protein MTYVVTENCIKCKYMDCVEVCPVDCFYEGDNMLVIHPDECIDCGVCEPECPAEAIKPDAEPGLEQWLKLNADMAKSWPNITQKKDPPADAKDFDGVAGKFEQYFSPNPGEGD from the coding sequence ATGACCTACGTCGTCACTGAAAATTGCATCAAATGCAAATACATGGACTGCGTCGAGGTATGCCCGGTGGATTGTTTCTACGAGGGCGACAACATGCTCGTCATTCACCCGGACGAGTGCATCGATTGCGGCGTCTGCGAGCCGGAATGCCCCGCGGAGGCGATCAAGCCGGATGCGGAACCCGGCCTCGAGCAATGGCTGAAGCTCAACGCCGATATGGCCAAGAGCTGGCCCAACATCACGCAGAAGAAGGATCCTCCGGCCGACGCCAAGGATTTCGACGGCGTGGCCGGCAAGTTCGAGCAGTATTTCTCGCCCAATCCCGGCGAGGGCGATT